The following nucleotide sequence is from cyanobacterium endosymbiont of Braarudosphaera bigelowii.
AAAAATATCAAGAAGAGAATTGCACTCTGCAATAGCCTCAGGAGAAGCTGCTAAACGTAAAATGGTTGAAGCTAATCTTCGCTTGGTTGTATCTGTTGCTAAAAAATATCTGAAGCGTAATTTAGATCTATTAGACCTTATTCAAGAAGGGACTATTGGTATGCAAAGAGGAGTAGAAAAGTTTGACCCTACGAAAGGGTATCGTTTTTCTACTTATGCTTATTGGTGGATTCGTCAAGCCATCACTCGTGCAATTGCTGAAAAAAGTCGTACAATACGTCTTCCTATACATATAACTGAAAAACTTAATAAAATTAAAAAAGCACAACGAGAACTCTCACAAGCAAGAGGGAGAGATGCCACTATTGCTGAGTTGGCTGATGAATTGGATCTTACTCCTAAACAAGTTAGAGAATATTTAGAGAGAGCTCGTCAGCCATTATCTTTAGATTTAAGGGTAGGAGATAATCAGGATACAGAACTAGGAGATCTTTTGGAAGATGATGGGCCTTCACCTGAAGATTTCGCTACTCATTCTTCCTTACAATTTGATTTAGAGATGTTGATGGAAGATCTAACAACTCAGCAAAAAGAAGTCATAGCTTTAAGATTTGGATTAACTGATGGACAACCTTTGACACTAGCTAAAATTGGTTGTCGCCTTAACATTAGTCGTGAAAGAGTTAGGCAAATTGAGAGAGAAGCGCTTTCTAAACTTAGAAAGCGTAAAGCCAACATTCAGGAATACTTAGCTAGTTAAACTAGAAAAATATTTTTGAGTAGAGTATAAAAATTACGGTTTTACTATCTTAGTTTTACGGTTTTACTTATTCAGATATATTCAAAAACTTGTTATTCTAAGATGGAGTAAGATTTATAATATAAAGTGTTGCTCTAGAGTCAATGTGAGGTAAACAATGAGTAAAGAATTAGGTCGTTCTCAAAATTTTTTTAGTAGCGAAAATGGAGCAGGAGATGCGTTATGGGAATATGTTCAATCTCTTAGTTCAGAGACTATTTCTCAATTGTCTAAACCTGATTCTATCGAGGTTTTTCAGGTAATGGAACAAAACATTATTGGTTTATTAGGTAGTCTTCCTTCTGAACATTTTAATGTAACCATTAGCACAAACAGAGATCACTTAGGAAAGTTACTAGCTTCAGCAATGATGAGTGGTTATTTTCTACGAAATGCAGAACAAAGACTAAATTTTGAACAATCTTTGCAAGCGATTGATAATAATTTACAAGATGATAAATAATCTTATACTTAATTCTAGAAAACTTTAAGCGATGAAAACTTGCTTTTAAAAGCATAGTTTTCTATAATTTCTAACATATAGATAAAGATAAACTTTTTTATAATGATTTAATTATATTGGATTAGCTGTTTTAAAATAACTAATTTGTGCTTAAAATGTTCTTGATTTGGTAATTTAGGACAATAGCCATTTATAGAATAAAAGCAATATTAATATAATATATATTTAATATAACTGTAGCTATTGATCAGCCTTAGCTATATTATTAATACATCCAGATAATTGGTAAACGACAGACTTTTCAAAAAAATAAATATCAAAATTCTCATATACAAAATTAGTTTTATAGATAAACCATGTTTACCTCAGTATGTTAATTAACTATGAGCAAATTTTAGGAATATTTAATACAATCAAGCTTTACAGTAATTAATTATTATATGAATGATTCTAATTGGGTAGATAGCGATGAATCAATTCATCATTTTTCATCACAGCCTTCTAACTCTAAAAATTTATATTCACAACCTAAATCTCCTAAGTTTCAACAGACACTGGCTATGGTAGAGACTGCTTTTTTAGCGAGTACAAGTAGTTTGATTTGGTTAATTAATACTTACTTTCCTTTAGGCATAATATTGCGACTTTTTTTTCCTATCCCTATTGCAATTTTATGTCTAAGGTGGGGAAGCCGCTCAGCTTTTATGGGATGGTTAGTATCTGGGCTGTTATTAACAGTTTTAATGGGCCCTATTCAAAGTATCCTTTTCATAACTAATTATGGATTAATAGGCATACAATTAGGAGCATTTTGGCGCAAAAATATTAGCTGGGAGTGGTCAATATTTATAGGTGCTATAATCTCTATTTTTAGTTTTTTCTTCAAATTCTGGTTATTTTCAATCTTAACAGGAGAAGATTTGTGGCAATATTCTATTAATCAGATGACTAGTGTTGCTGAATGGTTATTTTTAAAGTTTGGAACTTTGATACAACCAAGTTTTTTATTAGTTCAATTCTTTACATGTCTATTAATATTTATCAATAGTATTATCTACTTATTTGCTGTACACATAATAGCGTCAATGGTACTAGATAAATTAGGTAGTCCCATTACACGTCCGCCCAAATGGGTGCAGATAATCCTAGATTATTAATGTATTACATCTAATAATCTAGATTAATATGCTAATTTTTTTAGTATAGAATATTTTCCTAGGCACTTATAAATACTTTAAAATCCAATGTTATCAGATTGTTCAACCACTCTTTTTTCTGTAGTATAAACTAACTTAGTATTGTTACTTTTAACTTGGCTTAAAAACTGGGTAACATAACACAACTTACTTTTTATAATTTCATTACTTTTACTCAAAATACGTAATCGTTCTCTTCTTTCCAAATTTCTTTTATTAATTCTAGTATTTCTCGATTGAATAACAAAATGGCGAACTAAAGGTAACCCTAGAAAAAAAGATGCATAGCTGAATAAGAACCAATAAGATGAATTTATAAAACCTATCAAACTATTAGATGCTGAAATAACAGATTGATCTTTTAATAGTGAACCTAATGTTAGAACTAGTATAAAATTAATTACTCCCAAGCTAATAACTAAAATTTTTTGATTACTACTTATATGAGTAAATTCATAAAGTTTTTCCTCAAAATTATTATTAATATGTTTTTCAGGTAAATTTTTAATAAATGTCTGTAATTCAGGAAAGCTATATATTAACTCACCCTTTGGTGAAACAATTGGAACGCCAGCAAGTCTTTTAAGTACAGGTAAAATATAGTCTTCATTATATTCATTATATTTATTAATATTATCTAGATAAGGTGCTATCTGTTCTGCAATTATAACTCCTTCATTATTATAAATAACTCTACCAATCATTTCCCAACGTATTTCTTCTAAATTAAAATTTGGATTTCCATCTCCGAAAAGAAAAGAGAAAACTGCTTCTAAAAAGGTAGTTTTTTTCAAGAATTTATCTTCATTAGATTTAGAGGAGGAGAACGAACTATAATTACCAGTAGGATAAAAAATCCAGAATAAATCACTAAAATTAGGTAATACAAAGAAATTCATTCCTCTATAGCCACTAGAGTACTGATCATTTTCTTCTTTATTAGAGTATAAACTTGTAAGAATAATAGTTATGGCAGCAAATATTATTGCAATTGAAAAAATCAGAATAATCCCGAAAGAAATTCGGATTAAATAAAATAAAGTTATCCAAATCTTTTTCCAAATTTCATTTAATCTGAATATCAAATTTTTATTTCTAAAAATAGTACGAAGATTCTGTGAGAAGATATAAACAATTTCTCCTGATTCAGTCACTTGCAAGTTGCCTAATGTATCTGATGCTAAACTAAGCAACTCTTTTTGTACTACATAAGGGCTAATTCCAGAATATGCAGCTACATCTCCAACAGTGACACGATAGCCTAATTTTTCAACAGAATCAATAATTTTTAATTGAAGAGCCATAGAACGATCACCTTCTTACAAATTCTATCTCCTGACTATTAGTTATATGATAAAGAAATTTTTATTTTTTGACTGTAAACTATAATCTTATTATATTACGTATAAGATTTATGTTATTAACTGTCAGTCATTATGTAAATATTCATTAAAAGAATATTTAAAACTTTTATAGCATAGCTTTTTACTTTGTTATATATAGTTGATATATCAAAGTTAATGTGAGAGGTAAAGTATAAGAGTCTGATAAAATTTTTTATAATATGAAACAGTTAAGTAATAGTTTTCATCTTTTGATGTTTTTAATGACTTAATAAATGGTAATTTTAATAGTCCTGATAGTTATTGATCCTAAAATTTTCTACAGGAGGTTAATCTGAACTTTTTTCTATTATTAAACTAAAAGATGTAATCTTATAAAAATAATTTTATTAATTTAATAGTAATAATCACTATCAAATTAATATGTCCCTGATTTTTTAGGTCATTATTTATGAAATCGCTTGAAGCAGAAGTTCATACGTCTCTAAAAGAATTTTTAAAACAATATCGGAAACCTTTTTGGATTCATAATTTAACAATGGCTCGATTGGTTTCGTATGTTCTACGCCTTCATCGTTCTGCTATTATTCAAACTAGTAGTTCTATTTCTTATTATGGTTTAAGTTATTTATTGCCATCTTTATTGTTCAATAAACCAATCTTACTGGTTGCGCCCTTAAGTACTCAACATAGATTAAAAAGACAAGCAATACCTTATCTACAACAATGGTTAAAACAACAAAATATTATTTTCAATGGAACATGTAAAAAAGAACTAAATAGCTTTCAAGGACTACTAATTGTATCTCCATATATCTGGTTACATAATTATTTTAGAAAACGAAAATACTTACTTACAGATGCCTTAACTTTAGTTGATAAAGCTGATTATTTAGAACAATGGGCAAGAGATTATCTAACAGTAACTATTACACCAAGAAACTGGGAAGAATTACAAGATAATTATTCATACTTTAATACTTTGATTTATAAAGTTAAATCTTTTCTTGAATATTCTATTTTTAATTATCCTGATAATCCTTATCAACAGTATCTATTAAGTTTAGAAGAAAAAAAAAGTCTACGAACTCTTTGTAAAACTATTCCTCAAGATAATTTTTTAAATCTTGTTGAAAAAAAGATTTTAGATAATAATTACTTTTTATGGGCATCGGTAAATCGTAAAAGCAAAACCTTTTTGATTCATCTGAGTCCTCTTGATCTTTCCTCCATTTTGGCTCCATTATTTAATAGTTCTACCACAATTTTTATTGGAAAAATTCTAGATCATAATAAATCTGCTTTTACATACAAAAAAAATATTGGCATTAAAGAAAAACTTTTGTGCTTAAAGCTTTCTCAACATCGACTAGATAGCATGGTCGATTTGCATATTTATGATCGCTTACCAATGCCTAATACATCAATTTTCCAGGAAACCTTAACATCGTATATAAGAAAAATTATTTATGCCGGTCATTATCAGTTAAAACCTATTTTTATTCTTATTGATGACATTTCTCTTAAGAAAAAGGTTGCAATTTCTTTATCTTCAGAACTTGGTTCAAATATAAAAATAGAAAAGATCAAAATCCAAAGTAATCATATATTAATTAGTAATTGGAAGTTTTGGAAAAATAATCAAGATAAGCTACCAGTACCTAAATTGTTAATTATTTCAACTTTACCGTTTCCATCTTTAGAAAATCCTTTGGTCTCCTCAAAAGTTAATTATCATAAAAAACGATATAAAGATTGGTTTTATTCTTATCTTTTACCGACTGCTTTACAGGAAATGCAACGTTCACTTATCTCACTTAGAGAATCTCAAGGAACGATTACTTTATTAGATAATAGGATTAGCTATCGTAGCTATGGCAAAAGGCTTTTAGCTGCCCTTAAACCATATGTTAAAATCAGTTATATGAAGTAGAAGTTATTAGATAATTAAATATGTTCGCCTTTTGTTTATACTGTATCTTGCACTATTAGGAGATAACTTCTTGTCAGAAATTTTAAAAACTCTCGTATATAGATCACAAGAAAACTGGATAATAAGTCATAATTCTGAGAACTTTTATAAAATTACCAAAATTTATATAGATAGGTTTATAACAATAAAGAAAAATCAGAATAGTCCTAGAATTATCCTAATTCAAAATCAAGATAATCATATTAATTTTCTATCTGCATTTTTAGCAGCAATCATTACAAATTGTCATATTTTTTTATGTAGTAAAGAATGGCAAAGTAAAGAATGGATGGAAGTTTTAAATTTAATAGAACCACATCTTATACTAGGAAACAATTATTTAATTAATAATTATCCTGATCATTCATACTGTAAAGTTAAAGTTCACAATTTTTATTTACCTAAAAGTAACTTGATCATGATTCCAACAGGTGGAACGTCAGGAAATATACGTTTTACAATTCATACATGGGATACTTTATCTTCTTCAGTACGTGGTTTTGCAAAATTTTTTGAGTTGGAAAAAATTAATACTTTTTGCATATTACCCTTTTATCATGTCAGTGGGTTAATGCAATTTGTTCGTTCTTTCCTAGTTGGAGGACAAATTACTATATACTCTTATGATGAATTAAAAAACAATTTTATTCCGTCTCCTAACAAAAAAAATACTTTTATTTCGTTGGTTCCTACTCAATTCAAATTTTTACTAATAAATAATCTTCATTTTCTACGCAAATTTGCAACTATACTGTTAGGAGGAGGACCTTCTTGGGATTATTTATTAAAAGAAGCTCGAAAATATAAACTGAATTTATCACCAACTTATGGTATGACTGAAACAGCATCTCAGGTTGTTACTTTAAAGCCTCAAGATTTTTTAAAAGGTAACAATAGTCTTGGACAAGTTTTGCCTCATGTGAAAGTTAATATCAAGAGGGAAGACAGAACAGTTCAAATTAAGGCAGATTCATTATTCTATGGATATTATCCTAACTATATTCAGCAACAAAATTTTATTACTGATGATTTAGGATACTTTGATAATAAAAAGTATTTATATGTAATTGGAAGAAATAGTCAGAAAATCATTACAGGTGGAGAAAACGTTTTCCCATTAGAAATTGAAAACACTATCCTAAAAACTGAATTAGTGAACGATGTTTGTGTACTAGGTATTAATAATACCTTCTGGGGAGAAATTTTAGTGGCAGTATACGTTCCTAAAAATGATGATATTGATACCGAAAATATCAAACATTTAATTAAGCTAAATTTAAGTGCTTATAAACAGCCTAAACATTGGATACGAATTAAATGCTTACCATATAGTGAACAGGGCAAATTAAATTATCAACTACTAAAAAAAATAGCTAAGAAACATATCTCCAATAAATTAATGCAGGGACTTTAAGAGTAGTTCCCTGCATTAATTGATGCACTAACAATTTTAAATATAATTAAAATTAATAAAGTGTTTCTTCTTGGTGAGTCATGATAACGCAATCGGATGTAGGATAAGCAACACAAGTAAGAACAAACCCTGCTTCTATTTGATCATCATCTAGAAAAGATTGATCAGATTGGTCAACACTTCCTGAAATCAATTTACCGGCACAAGTGGAACAAGCACCTGCTCTACAAGAAAAAGGAATTTCCAAGCCTTCTTCTTCAGCTACGTCTAGAATATATTCATCTTCTGGAACTTCCAGGGTAGAATTAATTCCTTCATCTTCATTAGTCAAAGTTACTTTATAAGTTGCCATGATTGTCTCCTCTTCTCAAGTGAAGAATATTTTATCTTGACAATAAAATTCAAATATATGAACTTTACTGATAAATATCTACTACCTTTGATACTAAGGGAAAAAACTCTCAAGTATAAGGAGGGATTAGTAATGAGATTCTCAAAGAAACTTCAAATAAGTTTTACTTATGTTTCCTCTTAAGTAAAAAATCAATATTTACTACAAATATTTCGTAAGTTATATTTGTAGTAAATATTCGATTTAAATTCAATGCATAAGATAAACTCAGTCTGTTAAGCTTGAAACTTTGTTAAGGGAGGTTGTTTCCTGAAGTTGATAATATACACTCCATATCGCCATAGCACGCAAATAATGGGATGCCCTAAAGGTTCCTGCTGGTGTAATTGCTTCAGGTGTTCGAAACTGAAGTCCATTTGAATATATTTGTTCGACTATAACTTTTGCTAATTTTAAAGCCTGATTTTTCATTCCCATTTGTATCAAGAAAGCTGATAATCCAAAATTTATTCCTATCCAAACTTCTTGAGGATGAGTAGACTTAGGATTCTCTGGTGTACCATCAGGTTTTACACCGTTAGCAGCTCCATACTTTCCATCATGAAAATTTAAAAAGCAAGCTTCATAAATTTTTGACAAAGCTAATGTTATGTAGGAAGCATCTACTACATCAGGTAACTTTAGTAAACGTGCGTAAAATTGACCACAAAGCTGATCCGTCATGACTGTATCAGAACCACTTTTACTATCTAATTGATAGTACTCTCCATTCCACAAGGTGTGATGGTAAACCAAGCGAGATTTCCTTAACCAATCTTCATATTTAGTAAGACATTTGTGTATGGAAACTAAAGAATTTTGCGATTCTAAATGAGGATTATTTCTAATATTTTCTAGCAAAATTTTTCCTATCTTGATTGCAGCTTCCAAAGCAGTAATCCATAAAGCCCCACAATAAGAACTGACTCCGTGTAATTCCCAATCATCAAAAGTCTGGTCAGGTGCTCCTGAGTTCTCTGGAATACCATCATTATCTAAGTCAAACTTCTTAAGATAATCTAATGTTTCAACTACAGCTGGCCAGCATTCCCATAAAAATTTAATATCTTGAGAATTCGTTAACAAAAAATCTCTATAAACTTGTAAAACAAAATCGCTACCTAAATCTTTCCACAGATTACAGTCTTGATAACTGGTATAATTTGTTTTCTCCCAGGGATGTTCATTCGGTGCACCCAAGTCATGAGCAACTGCACCTTTGACTTTTCTGACTGCAAGAGACTTGTTGTAACCAATAAGTCTTAGAGTATCATCACTTTGAAAAATTGATTTTGCAAATGCTTTGATAACTGCTTTCTCTAGACATGGCCATAACATTAATAGTCCAAATGATCCGTATAATCTGACATCTAAACTTTCATACCAACGATAATCTATACACTCCAAAACTCCAAATTTACCAACTGGATAATCTTGAGAGGATGTTGTCCAAATAGTTCCGCCATCAGTCAATAAATATAGTTCGTTAAATAAAGACATCTTAAACCAATTTGGTAAATCCTTATCTTTTAAAATAGGCAATTGAGATTGAATAATTTGCTCTCGCCATATATCTAAAGATTTTAATCCAGTTTCTGCTATCATCCATGCGTTTTTGCCATCATATCCAAAAAAGTCAGTGTAACGTCTATAATACTTATTTCCTAGGGAAAATTCTGTTATAGGTAAATCCCAGGCTATAGTAAAAGGTATTTTTTTCACTTCTCCAGGTTTAAGCGTAAATCTAACTGCCATAGCAGCAGCAATCTGTTCATCTGAATTAGCTGCAGTTGCGTCTAGTGTATTTGGCAATTTCCCATTCATAGAAAAATGGTTCCAAACTTCAGAGCCATCTCCACAAGGATTCCATTTACCTAAATAAAAAAATTCTAGATCAGAATTGTTGGCAGTAGTAAAACAAATTTGTCCTTCGCCCTCATTTATAGAATTATTCGATCGCAGACGATCCAGGATAAAACCAGACTGGTAACTATCTTGTTTCCAGTCATTGAAGTTCCCTTCACTAGAACCACATTTTGGTAAATATTCATATTCAGGACTACCATCATCCCTGACTTTAATCTTTGGAATCTTAATTGAATTTGTAAACCACCCTATCATATTCTGCCAAGTCAACATAATACTCAAGGTAATAGAGTGATTGGTAGGATTAACTACACTCCATTCGAAAATACCTATAGGATAGCTAGTTTCTCGATAATTATTAGGGACTATAGGTGAAAACTGTTCACAGGTTATTTCTGCGTCAAATATTCCTTCATACTTATACCAACTACGAGGATATAGTGCATGATAAGTTCCCTTGTTCTCTGGATACCAATCCCATTTATATAAGGTTCTATCTTCCGGCTTTTTTGTTGATAGTGCATAGGTTTTAGTTTCTCCATCTTTAGATTTTTCAAAAATACTGAATTGACAAGATGAGATAGTTTTAAAGATGTGTTCTCCACCATCTAAGTGCCATAAGTTAAAATCTCCAGCAGAAGAACGTCCAATACAACCTGCTCCAAAGCCTCCTAGTGGCATTCCGTGCCAGGGACCATCATCTAGATTACTAGAATATCTTACAGTATATGGATTATCCCAATCTTGGCCAATGGAACGTTGCCAAGTACAAGAAGGAATATTATTATTGAAGGATGAAGTCTCCATAGTTTTATATGATAAAAATGTTTTAAAAATTTAAAAAGTATATTGTTTGTATCTAACTAATATAAAAACTTTTAGTAAATGCAGTAAGTTAAACTGAATATTAATTAAATAATGAAGCGTACTTAAACTTATTAATATTTTGTTGTTTACGTTAAAACTAATTCATGTCATAGCTATTGAATTTATCTAAAAGGTAAGTAAAATCGCTATAGATAATTAAATTAATCGATTAATAGTTTAAAAAGCAAAATTATTTCTGCTTGAGAACTTTGGATAAGCGTGAGGAGAATCACTTTCATCATATATTTCTCCAACTAATTCTTCCAAGATGTCTTCTAAAGTTACTAATCCTACTGTTCCACCATATTCATCAACTACTATAGCAATATGAAATCTTTTCTGTAACATCTCTTTTAATAAACTAGGAGCTCTCTTCGTTTCAGGAACATAAACAGGGCTATCCATAGCTTCTGTTACTTTAGTTTCTTTAGAGGAGGAATTTAAAATTTGTAAAGCTTTTTTCAAGTGGACAATCCCTACAATGTGGTCTTTAGATTCTCCTTGAATAGGAATTCTAGAATAGCCTGTTTCCAAAGATAAATTAACTAGCTGTTGTAAATTTTCTTGATGAGAAATAGTTATCATTTCTAAACGAGATTTGACAACATCTTTTGCCATTAATTGATCTAGCATCAGTGCTTTATTAAGTAGTTGATGTTTATACAGATCAAGCTTGCCTTTCCCTTCCAGAATTTCTATCATTACTTGGAGATCATCTAAAGACTCTCCTGATGGTGCGCTCTTTTCTGATGTCCCATGAAAAATTTGTATTGTTTTCTGGGTTATCTTTTCAAAAATTTGTACAATCCCTAAAAAAGATAATAACTGAGATAATAAAAATATTGGACGAATACACCAGCGAAAAAAAGCTCGGGGATTTAAAATAGCTAAAGATTTTGGCGTAATTTCACCAAAAATTAAAACTATCGTTGTAACCATTGCAGTAGCAATCCCTAAACCAGCACTACCTAACCACATTGCGAATAAATTACTTGTTAAAATTGCCAAAAAATTATTAACTAAGTTATTGCCAATTAACAAACTGGTAATAAAACGCCTACGGTTTTTTAGAGCTAAACGATATAAATTGGAAGAATCACCTTGTTTTTCGATTAATCCTCGTAATTTTAGATTATCAAATGTTGTAATTGCTGTTTCAGAGCCTGAAAAAAAAGCAGACAACAATAACATTAAAGAAATAACAGTTAGATCTAGCCAAACCTCCCCTAATAAAGGACCTGGTTTGACTAGGGTAAGAAGATTAATATTCTGGTTTAACAAAATTGTAATATTTCTAGAGAGATCCTCAAAAAACTAATGAATAACGTAAGCGTTATTCATTGCCCAAATAATTAACGCACTGATAAAACCAAGTACCAGAAAAGCTGAAACAGCTACAACGATGGGATTATCTGCCCCATCAAATTTCATAAGACCACGATTTAAGTCTGACATATAGATTAACCTTCTAATAATTAATATAAACTAGCTAATAATTAATATAAACTAAATTAGCACGTATTAGCGGCATAGGTTAACTATACTTTAACTATTGAAAAAAATTGCGAAGTGCCTATATGGATATACATATTTTCTATTTACGAATGTTGCGATACAGTTAAGAAAAGCTAGAAAATTATTAAATTTAGAAATGTGAGGATTAGTTTTTCACATGTAAATAGTTAAATAAGCTACTAAATCTTGCGGACTCTAATATTCTAAGAAACATTGTTAGATGATCTTAATTAACTTTAGCCAGTTTGTTAAAAAAATTAACTTATACTTGGTTGAATTACATTAATAAAATAATAATAGGAATATCTTATTTAGTTCACCAATGACTATTCCACGTCAGCAAAACTTTCATCAATTTTTTTCAATTTTTTTGCTAAAGGTATTGCTGACGTACTAATCAAATTACTCTTCTTCTTCAGTTTCTTCATCTTTCGGGTAGATAAAGCTATTAGAACGGCCTGAAAGAACCGATTTTCCTAAAGATAATGCTTTAGCAGCTTGTATAGCTGCTGTACGTTTCCAATGCGCTTTACGATGATCTCGTTTAGAATTAGAAGTTTTTTTCTTGGGAACTGCCATTAGATTTGACTATAAATTAGTAAACAGCTTATCTATTTTACTGTACATTAAAGTTTATTAGCTACTTTGACAATCAATTACGTAGAAATTCCTTTTATAAGTCAATAAGTAAAAGTGCTCAGAATTATTCAGTTAGTTTCAATTGTAAAATAGACTATTGTTGAACAATATATAGTTAATGGCAATTTAATTAGAAAGTTGAAGATTGAGAAATATTATCTAGCAGTTTTTTCATCTAAATTTTTAGCATATAACAAAAAAAACGATTTGTTAACCAATCTACATGTAAAGTATTGATTGATAATATAATAGTATTACTTTCGTTGATTATATGTATTTATCTAATCGAATATTCTGATGCCTCGTATGGTCTTAATAAGGATTTTGCTTGATAAAAATAGAAAGTTTCAACTACTACTCCTCCTCGTTTTATATCAACTTTACCAATCTCACTCATTTCTTCAAAGAAAGAACGGAATTCATTAGTTAAATCAGGCATTTCATGAAATCTTTTTAATGTAATATAAAGAGCATTTTTCTTTACTAATTGATTCATATCTGTCCAAAAAATAAAACCTCGTCTATCATAGCTAAAGCAAGTGACAGGAATGGGATGTAAAGGTCTTAAAGCAAGATCAATTAGGCCACTTAAGTAGTAAGCATTTGTAAATATGAAATCATTATTGTGCAAAGCATTTAATAATAAAGGTGAATGAGAAACACCCTTTCTTAGTTGTTTTATATCGATAAGTTCTGTAGAAGGATCAGCTTTAGAACTCAAGAATCCTCCTAAAATACTATATTTACTTTCCTTCAGAAGAAATCCTGTATTTATATGGACTAATATAAATAGTAAGCAACAACTAATTAAAACTATGTTGA
It contains:
- the rpmF gene encoding 50S ribosomal protein L32 — protein: MAVPKKKTSNSKRDHRKAHWKRTAAIQAAKALSLGKSVLSGRSNSFIYPKDEETEEEE
- a CDS encoding GH116 family glycosyl hydrolase; its protein translation is METSSFNNNIPSCTWQRSIGQDWDNPYTVRYSSNLDDGPWHGMPLGGFGAGCIGRSSAGDFNLWHLDGGEHIFKTISSCQFSIFEKSKDGETKTYALSTKKPEDRTLYKWDWYPENKGTYHALYPRSWYKYEGIFDAEITCEQFSPIVPNNYRETSYPIGIFEWSVVNPTNHSITLSIMLTWQNMIGWFTNSIKIPKIKVRDDGSPEYEYLPKCGSSEGNFNDWKQDSYQSGFILDRLRSNNSINEGEGQICFTTANNSDLEFFYLGKWNPCGDGSEVWNHFSMNGKLPNTLDATAANSDEQIAAAMAVRFTLKPGEVKKIPFTIAWDLPITEFSLGNKYYRRYTDFFGYDGKNAWMIAETGLKSLDIWREQIIQSQLPILKDKDLPNWFKMSLFNELYLLTDGGTIWTTSSQDYPVGKFGVLECIDYRWYESLDVRLYGSFGLLMLWPCLEKAVIKAFAKSIFQSDDTLRLIGYNKSLAVRKVKGAVAHDLGAPNEHPWEKTNYTSYQDCNLWKDLGSDFVLQVYRDFLLTNSQDIKFLWECWPAVVETLDYLKKFDLDNDGIPENSGAPDQTFDDWELHGVSSYCGALWITALEAAIKIGKILLENIRNNPHLESQNSLVSIHKCLTKYEDWLRKSRLVYHHTLWNGEYYQLDSKSGSDTVMTDQLCGQFYARLLKLPDVVDASYITLALSKIYEACFLNFHDGKYGAANGVKPDGTPENPKSTHPQEVWIGINFGLSAFLIQMGMKNQALKLAKVIVEQIYSNGLQFRTPEAITPAGTFRASHYLRAMAIWSVYYQLQETTSLNKVSSLTD
- a CDS encoding hemolysin family protein; translation: MLLLSAFFSGSETAITTFDNLKLRGLIEKQGDSSNLYRLALKNRRRFITSLLIGNNLVNNFLAILTSNLFAMWLGSAGLGIATAMVTTIVLIFGEITPKSLAILNPRAFFRWCIRPIFLLSQLLSFLGIVQIFEKITQKTIQIFHGTSEKSAPSGESLDDLQVMIEILEGKGKLDLYKHQLLNKALMLDQLMAKDVVKSRLEMITISHQENLQQLVNLSLETGYSRIPIQGESKDHIVGIVHLKKALQILNSSSKETKVTEAMDSPVYVPETKRAPSLLKEMLQKRFHIAIVVDEYGGTVGLVTLEDILEELVGEIYDESDSPHAYPKFSSRNNFAF